The following coding sequences are from one Ooceraea biroi isolate clonal line C1 chromosome 5, Obir_v5.4, whole genome shotgun sequence window:
- the LOC105286504 gene encoding diphosphoinositol polyphosphate phosphohydrolase 1 isoform X1 produces the protein MNPRRGLREGCPRYNMVKEKANSTRIYDSEGYRRRAACICVKNDLEDEVLLVTSSRRPDSWIVPGGGVEPEEEPAVTALREVREEAGVLGQLGRCLGTFEVITRDNVEHKHRTEVWVMRVTEELPEWEDSRTIGRKRKWFTIPEALLQLGQHKPVQRSYLHSLHNTNPRHNPTSQLSNHSHSTMASIELMNNSSNNSHLSEHS, from the exons ATGAATCCACGGAGAGGTTTGAGAGAAGGGTGTCCACGGTACAACATGGTCAAGGAGAAGGCGAATTCGACCCGCATCTACGACTCGGAGGGCTACAGACGGAGGGCTGCCTGCATCTGCGTCAAAAACGATCTCGAGGACGAG GTACTACTAGTTACATCCAGTCGAAGACCCGATAGTTGGATAGTACCTGGCGGTGGTGTCGAGCCTGAAGAGGAACCTGCAGTCACGGCCCTTCGTGAGGTCCGAGAAGAGGCTGGTGTTCTAGGACAATTGGGTCGCTGCCTCGGCACATTTGAGGTTATAACCCGTGAT AACGTCGAACATAAACATAGGACGGAAGTATGGGTTATGCGGGTAACCGAGGAGCTGCCAGAATGGGAGGACTCGCGCACCATTGGTCGGAAACGAAAATGGTTTACCATACCGGAGGCTTTACTGCAGCTCGGCCAGCACAAACCCGTCCAGCGCTCTTATTTGCACAGCCTCCATAATACTAATCCTCGACATAATCCTACCTCTCAGTTATCCAATCATTCACACTCTACGATGGCATCGATCGAATTAATGAATAACTCTAGTAACAATTCCCATTTGAGTGAACATAGCTAA
- the LOC105286503 gene encoding decaprenyl-diphosphate synthase subunit 2 — MSANTAALKIWKRSNSVTTFLWRSPRAFQIQRAICTSTQNRFLLGDANRVENKVASQKTDWNKTMSEAEKIVGYPTSFLSLRWLLSDEIANVALHLRKLVGSNHPILKTAKSIIYNGRNTQAFGLIVLLISKAAGHLNAQPVEEDTAAGVLHSQRALAEITEMIRTSNLIHRGLVNINTDKSLDSSQMNNMIFGNKIALLCGDYLLSNSCTELAALRNQDLVFLIASAVRDLTQAEFVSRRDNQNFPIPPVLPENRKDYALKEWTLLNVYGAGSLLGKACQGTLKLAGHSEEIQKEGYKFGEHLALAWQASLDLGLCINKDKGILHNLCAAPIMFHVAHDPSILTELDKGLESVENVDYLKVLEFVAAGPGIGLTKELVKEHSQKAMEVLSVFKENDARKALSNILIAIGDF; from the exons ATGTCTGCAAATACAGCCGCACTCAAGATTTGGAAGAGGAGTAATTCGGTGACTACATTTTTGTGGAGATCACCTAGAGCTTTCCAAATCCAGAGAGCGATTTGTACCTCTACACAAAACAGATTTCTTCTCGGCGATGCTAATCGAGTTGAGAACAAAGTAGCGAGCCAAAAAACAGACTGGAATAAGACCATGTCTGAAGCAGAAAAGATTGTCGGATATCCGACATCCTTCTTAAGCTTGAGATGGCTATTGAGCGATGAAATTGCAAACGTCGCGTTACACTTAAGAAAGTTAGTGGGATCAAATCATCCTATACTAAAAACGGCCAA GAGCATTATTTACAACGGACGTAATACACAAGCATTTGGACTTATTGTGCTGTTAATTTCTAAAGCTGCTGGTCATCTGAATGCACAACCAGTGGAAGAGGATACAGCTGCTGGTGTATTGCATAG TCAAAGAGCTTTAGCTGAAATTACAGAAATGATACGCACTAGTAATTTGATACATAGAGGATtggtaaatataaatacagataAATCTTTGGACTCTAGCCAAATGAACAATATgatttttggcaataaaataGCATTGTTATGCGGtgattatttacttagcaacagCTGTACTGAATTAGCAGCTCTCAGAAATCAAGAT CTTGTATTCTTAATAGCATCTGCAGTAAGAGATTTAACTCAAGCAGAATTTGTATCACGCAGAGACAATCAGAATTTTCCCATACCACCAGTACTACCTGAAAATCGGAAGGATTATGCGTTGAAGGAATGGACGCTTCTAAATGTTTACGGTGCTGGATCATTGCTTGGAAAAGCTTGTCAAGGTACATTAAAGCTAGCCGGACACAGTGAAGAAATACAGAAGGAAGGTTATAAGTTTGGCGAGCATTTGGCTTTAGCTTGGCAG gctTCTCTGGATTTAGGTTTATGCATTAATAAGGACAAGGGGATTCTGCATAATTTGTGCGCCGCGCCCATTATGTTCCACGTTGCACATGATCCATCAATTTTAACGGAGCTTGACAAAGGACTAGAATCAGTTGAAAACGTTGATTATTTGAAG GTGCTCGAGTTCGTTGCAGCTGGTCCAGGCATAGGATTAACCAAAGAGCTCGTGAAGGAACATTCACAAAAAGCAATGGAAGTTTTAAGTGTGTTTAAAGAAAATGATGCTAGAAAGGCGTTATCTAATATTCTTATCGCAATAGGTGATTTTTAA
- the LOC105286506 gene encoding E3 ubiquitin-protein ligase ZNRF1, which translates to MGAKASTVAQSAGGNGQSSTGANETTMQGFSMLRSLPGGVGMLQHQHQQANQSQNSRVSGDSRQRARSLSSVPDLSSAEQAGLSTSVGVGVGQTLGLPQLDSDDTDEESGRVYAAHSLPSHIWSLNGLKCPVCSKFILPDDIECHLVMCLTKPRLSYNEDVLTDGKGECVICLEELQSGDLIARLPCLCIYHKNCIDKWFQVNRSCPEHPGD; encoded by the exons ATGGGAGCCAAGGCAAGCACTGTAGCACAGTCTGCTGGTGGTAACGGTCAATCCTCCACTGGAGCCAACGAGACCACGATGCAAGGCTTCTCCATGCTTCGTTCGTTGCCTGGCGGTGTAGGCATGCTGCAGCATCAGCATCAGCAGGCTAATCAGTCGCAGAACTCTCGTGTGTCTGGGGACAGTAGACAACGTGCTCGCTCTTTAAGTTCTGTGCCGGACCTCTCCTCCGCTGAACAGGCTGGTCTTTCCACGTCGGTAGGCGTAGGAGTTGGTCAAACCCTCGGCTTGCCGCAACTAGATTCTGATGACACGGATGAGGAGAGTGGTCGCGTTTATGCAGCTCATAGCTTGCCTTCACACATTTGGTCCCTCAACG GTCTAAAGTGTCCTGTGTGCTCCAAGTTTATTTTACCGGATGATATAGAATGTCACCTGGTCATGTGCCTGACCAAGCCACGGCTTAGTTATAATG AGGACGTGCTAACAGATGGAAAGGGTGAATGTGTTATTTGTCTTGAAGAATTACAATCTGGCGATCTTATAGCCCGCTTGCCCTGTCTCtgtatatatcataaaaa TTGCATTGATAAGTGGTTTCAAGTGAATCGTAGCTGCCCTGAACATCCTGGAGATTGA
- the LOC105286505 gene encoding nudC domain-containing protein 1, translating into MTDVIELRPNKSLINSSFEKYQFSSDVVPITLEIKLKRDVYRLEPNPNQESWLEARLFAFHNHLFNNVYDTSCWFIDDDWVVWRLDKSGSLDQVHKLRTTDTSLPKITYNPSMGFTSHQILVISDGGEKLEVLLGNTEENMKVFSLDPVEPGVIMNVQHVKKSSKIIVTMCGIATGNNEKKYTQLTLLSYSLQYSGNEIKNISYVDKQILRVQGTIDYIYVEENGNYVHSICQDNIDFEKEDTQGSETEVKQSDTNVESQLKIPKYYWSQDEDSLTVWIKIPKQHSSKRPKINIKPLELSVVVDNVILIQGECQHRLEEDMATWRQEEDTLQIDLSKYENGLMWSELLKGDTGGECLPNETLAAEIHKRLAHLCTDQQGSGIGEDQPCVGFNSEQLEECDLEGKDNFLQRINLLTRTTTHLARLGSNNHVLFTCKREYGQAVCLRHDHDACVWAVDDDANDDAEWNIKHTHSFPGFGYVEASKTNKKFCVAPIDGSYIAIVEHTRHVFLYNKPDVDAQTAKQRIIDINYETSPIMGVVAMDRYLIILSKDKLYRLEI; encoded by the exons ATGACAGACGTAATCGAATTACGTCCTAACAAGAGTTTGATAAACTCGTCTTTCGAAAAGTATCAATTTTCCAGTGACGTTGTTCCTATAACTTTAGAAATCAAGTTAAAAAGAG ATGTATACAGGTTAGAGCCGAATCCTAATCAAGAATCCTGGCTGGAAGCAAGGTTGTTTGCATTTCACAATCATCTATTTAACAATGTGTACGACACGTCATGTTGGTTTATTGATGATGATTGGGTTGTTTGGCGTTTGGATAAAAGTGGTTCCTTAGATCAAGTACATAAATTGCGTACCACAGATACAAGCCTACCAAAGATAACGTACAATCCATCAATGGGATTTACGTCTCATCAGATTTTGGTAATTTCTGACGGTGGCGAGAAACTGGAAGTGTTGCTTGGAAATACAGAAGAGAACATGAAAGTTTTTTCATTGGATCCTGTAGAACCCGGAGTTATCATGAACGTACAACATGTAAAGAAAAGCTCGAAAATCATTGTAACCATGTGCGGTATTGCGACGGGCAATaacgaaaagaaatatacacaGCTTACGTTGTTGTCATATTCCCTGCAGTATTCAGGaaatgagataaaaaatatttcttacgtAGATAAACAAATATTGAGGGTACAAGGTACTATAGATTACATATACGTGGAAGAAAATGGCAACTACGTGCATTCCATTTGTCAAGATAATATTGACTTCGAAAAGGAAGATACACAAGGATCTGAAACTGAAGTAAAACAGTCGGACACAAATGTCGAGTCGCAACTAAAGATTCCAAAGTATTACTGGTCACAAGATGAAGACTCTCTGACCGTTTGGATTAAAATACCGAAGCAACACAGCAGTAAACGAcctaaaataaacattaaacCGTTAGAATTATCGGTTGTAGTAGacaatgttatattaatacaagGAGAATGCCAACATAGATTAGAAGAGGATATGGCAACCTGGAGGCAAGAGGAAGATACTTTGCAAATCGATCTaagtaaatatgaaaatggaCTGATGTGGAGTGAGTTACTTAAAGGTGATACAGGAGGCGAATGTTTACCTAATGAGACTCTTGCTGCAGAAATTCATAAAAG GCTAGCACACTTGTGTACAGATCAACAAGGCAGTGGTATTGGAGAGGATCAACCTTGCGTAGGATTTAATTCTGAACAGTTAGAAGAGTGCGATTTAGAGGGAAAGGATAACTTTTTGCAGCGAATTAATCTTCTCACGCGAACAACGACGCATCTAGCCAGATTAGGAAGTAATAATCACGTGTTATTTACGTGTAAAAGGGAATACGGGCAAGCAGTGTGTCTGAGACACGATCATGACGCTTGCGTTTGGGCAGTAGACGACGATGCAAATGATGACGCTGAGTGGAATATTAAACACACTCATAGTTTTCCCGGATTTGGCTATGTCGAAGCCAgtaaaactaataaaaagttttgcgTGGCTCCGATTG ATGGCTCCTACATAGCTATAGTGGAGCACACGAGACATGTATTCCTGTACAACAAGCCTGATGTCGACGCGCAGACTGCCAAACAAAGgattatagatataaattacGAAACTTCACCCATTATGGGTGTTGTAGCTATGGACAGATACTTGATTATACTGTCAAAGGACAAACTATATCGTTTAGAGatctaa
- the LOC105286504 gene encoding diphosphoinositol polyphosphate phosphohydrolase 1 isoform X2 — protein MNPRRGLREGCPRYNMVKEKANSTRIYDSEGYRRRAACICVKNDLEDEVLLVTSSRRPDSWIVPGGGVEPEEEPAVTALREVREEAGVLGQLGRCLGTFENVEHKHRTEVWVMRVTEELPEWEDSRTIGRKRKWFTIPEALLQLGQHKPVQRSYLHSLHNTNPRHNPTSQLSNHSHSTMASIELMNNSSNNSHLSEHS, from the exons ATGAATCCACGGAGAGGTTTGAGAGAAGGGTGTCCACGGTACAACATGGTCAAGGAGAAGGCGAATTCGACCCGCATCTACGACTCGGAGGGCTACAGACGGAGGGCTGCCTGCATCTGCGTCAAAAACGATCTCGAGGACGAG GTACTACTAGTTACATCCAGTCGAAGACCCGATAGTTGGATAGTACCTGGCGGTGGTGTCGAGCCTGAAGAGGAACCTGCAGTCACGGCCCTTCGTGAGGTCCGAGAAGAGGCTGGTGTTCTAGGACAATTGGGTCGCTGCCTCGGCACATTTGAG AACGTCGAACATAAACATAGGACGGAAGTATGGGTTATGCGGGTAACCGAGGAGCTGCCAGAATGGGAGGACTCGCGCACCATTGGTCGGAAACGAAAATGGTTTACCATACCGGAGGCTTTACTGCAGCTCGGCCAGCACAAACCCGTCCAGCGCTCTTATTTGCACAGCCTCCATAATACTAATCCTCGACATAATCCTACCTCTCAGTTATCCAATCATTCACACTCTACGATGGCATCGATCGAATTAATGAATAACTCTAGTAACAATTCCCATTTGAGTGAACATAGCTAA